One window of Leptospira barantonii genomic DNA carries:
- a CDS encoding LIC_10450 family protein: MLKRSEYIVVDSISSVDPNALSLDQLNQKFIDKQGNRFALRFNRTTRRAELVRITLESPNEAQKHKHVPHPPPRKVNVQNVKQNTARPATPPPVKKISLQEIIAKTQQQTSVKIPKANADAPQNVNEAAVQKNIFQEPAWEHHKTKDSSNLDLGRMDLNIMEHSVPVRRDTGDSLKMEYGSVSPVSDGNVIEKRIAELTKIKERIHSVLNNLQNSKIFEITGDPSENKNIIGNLNREFDIEFFQKLDKILNYHKELTTYPRSVNYYTAKYESSRKQILQSKSLDSEKLKLVTLWEMQEMMLGLIQKLKKMVLNTLNVLNTKNDNHIKQLPYNQQQMFRDSRTALLYCSEDVSSLLISLERWVDTE; this comes from the coding sequence ATGTTAAAACGTTCGGAATACATCGTAGTAGATTCCATATCCTCGGTCGATCCTAACGCGCTTTCCTTGGACCAACTCAATCAGAAATTCATCGATAAACAGGGAAACCGTTTCGCACTTCGATTCAATCGAACCACTCGCAGAGCCGAGCTCGTAAGAATCACATTAGAATCTCCGAATGAAGCTCAGAAACACAAACACGTTCCTCATCCGCCTCCGCGCAAAGTTAACGTACAGAACGTAAAACAAAATACCGCTCGTCCAGCAACTCCTCCTCCCGTGAAGAAGATTTCGCTTCAGGAAATCATCGCGAAAACGCAACAACAGACTTCGGTTAAAATTCCGAAGGCTAACGCGGATGCTCCCCAAAATGTAAACGAGGCCGCGGTTCAAAAAAATATCTTTCAAGAACCCGCTTGGGAACATCATAAAACCAAGGACAGTTCCAACTTGGATTTGGGGAGAATGGACCTGAATATCATGGAACATTCCGTTCCGGTCCGCAGAGATACGGGCGATTCTTTGAAGATGGAATACGGCTCGGTTTCGCCGGTAAGCGACGGCAACGTAATCGAAAAAAGAATCGCGGAACTCACAAAGATCAAAGAAAGAATTCATTCCGTTCTCAACAATCTTCAGAACTCCAAAATTTTCGAAATCACCGGCGATCCTTCGGAAAACAAAAATATCATCGGAAACTTGAACCGAGAGTTCGACATCGAATTCTTTCAAAAGCTGGATAAGATTCTCAACTATCACAAAGAACTTACGACTTATCCGAGATCCGTAAATTATTACACCGCAAAATACGAATCTTCGAGAAAGCAGATTCTCCAATCCAAAAGTTTGGACAGTGAAAAACTCAAATTGGTGACTCTTTGGGAAATGCAAGAGATGATGCTCGGATTGATTCAAAAACTGAAGAAGATGGTTTTGAATACATTGAACGTTCTCAACACGAAAAACGACAATCATATCAAACAACTTCCGTACAACCAACAGCAGATGTTCCGAGATTCCAGAACCGCGCTCCTGTATTGCTCCGAAGACGTATCTTCTTTGCTTATCTCCTTGGAAAGATGGGTCGATACTGAATAG
- a CDS encoding carboxyl transferase domain-containing protein — MEIIESKIRTSSSEYKENFEDLKLKVDSLRGLIRKIELGGGEKAIERHKGRGKLTARERISSLIDPGTSFLEFSPLAAEGVYADSVPSAGILTGIGRICGIDCVIVANDATVKGGTYYPLTVKKHIRAQEIALQNFLPCIYLVDSGGAFLPMQDEVFPDKDHFGRIFYNQANLSAQKIPQISVVMGSCTAGGAYIPAMSDESVIVKGNGTIFLGGPPLVKAATGEIVTPEELGGALVHSTISGVTDHYAEDDAHAIEITRNIVSTLHHAGNVAQRGGLSWEEPLYPSEEIYGVIQKDIRKSYDVREIIARVVDGSRFQEFKKYYGTTLVTGFAKIYGKMVGIIANNGVLFSESALKASHFIELCNQREIPLLFLQNITGFMVGKKYENSGIAKDGAKMVNAVSTSVVPKYSVVIGGSYGAGNYGMCGRAFNPRFLWMWPNSRISVMGGEQAANVLLTVKMEQLEKEGKKLSDAEQFAFRKPILDDYESRSSCIYSSARLWDDGVIDPARTRDILGIALYADHSKKPEYPKYGIFRM; from the coding sequence GTGGAAATCATAGAATCCAAAATACGTACGTCCTCATCGGAGTATAAAGAGAATTTTGAAGATTTGAAACTGAAGGTGGATTCTTTACGCGGACTGATTCGAAAGATCGAATTGGGCGGCGGTGAAAAGGCGATCGAACGTCACAAAGGAAGAGGGAAGTTAACCGCAAGAGAAAGAATTTCTTCTCTCATCGATCCGGGAACTTCCTTTTTGGAATTTTCTCCTTTAGCGGCCGAAGGTGTTTACGCGGACTCGGTTCCATCCGCCGGAATTTTAACGGGCATCGGAAGAATTTGCGGGATCGATTGTGTGATCGTCGCCAACGACGCAACCGTCAAAGGTGGAACGTATTATCCTCTCACGGTAAAAAAACACATTCGCGCTCAGGAAATCGCGCTTCAGAATTTTCTACCTTGTATTTATCTAGTCGATTCGGGCGGGGCCTTTCTTCCGATGCAGGACGAAGTTTTTCCGGATAAGGATCACTTCGGAAGAATCTTTTACAATCAGGCAAATCTTTCCGCTCAGAAAATTCCTCAGATCTCCGTCGTGATGGGAAGTTGTACCGCGGGTGGGGCGTATATTCCCGCGATGTCCGACGAGTCGGTGATCGTTAAAGGAAACGGAACAATCTTTTTAGGCGGACCTCCTCTCGTAAAGGCGGCAACCGGAGAAATCGTAACTCCCGAAGAATTGGGAGGCGCTTTGGTTCACAGTACGATTTCGGGCGTAACGGATCATTATGCGGAAGACGACGCACACGCGATCGAGATCACAAGAAACATCGTTTCCACTTTGCATCATGCGGGCAATGTCGCACAAAGAGGCGGACTCAGTTGGGAAGAACCTCTATATCCTTCCGAAGAAATTTACGGAGTCATTCAGAAAGACATTCGAAAGTCGTATGACGTGCGCGAAATCATCGCGAGAGTAGTGGACGGTTCCCGATTTCAAGAATTCAAAAAGTATTATGGAACGACCCTTGTAACCGGCTTCGCAAAAATTTACGGTAAGATGGTTGGAATCATCGCAAACAACGGAGTTTTGTTTTCGGAAAGCGCGCTCAAAGCGTCTCACTTCATAGAACTTTGTAATCAAAGAGAAATCCCCTTGTTGTTTCTTCAGAACATCACCGGGTTTATGGTAGGAAAGAAATACGAGAATTCCGGAATTGCAAAGGACGGGGCCAAGATGGTGAACGCCGTTTCCACTTCGGTGGTTCCGAAATATTCCGTCGTGATCGGCGGTTCTTACGGAGCCGGAAATTACGGAATGTGCGGAAGAGCCTTCAATCCTAGATTCTTATGGATGTGGCCGAATTCGAGAATTTCCGTGATGGGGGGAGAACAAGCCGCTAACGTTCTTCTTACGGTAAAGATGGAACAACTCGAAAAGGAAGGGAAAAAACTTTCCGATGCGGAACAGTTCGCGTTTCGCAAACCGATCTTGGATGATTACGAAAGTCGATCCTCTTGTATTTATTCTTCCGCAAGACTTTGGGACGACGGCGTGATCGATCCCGCGAGAACGAGGGATATATTAGGAATCGCTCTTTACGCGGATCATTCCAAAAAACCGGAATATCCGAAGTATGGAATTTTTAGAATGTAG
- a CDS encoding ammonium transporter gives MNWTKRLLLLLTLLLPFVLFGQEATAPAAAPTPVADKGDTAWMIVASALVFFMIPGLALFYGGLVRSKNVLSTMMHSFVAILVLTLQWTIFGYSFAFSGTNPYFGNFDLAFLNGIDENTLELTIPKYVHFLFQGMFALITPALISGAIAERVKLGGYVVFILLWSTLVYDPVAHWVWAADGWLFKMSALDFAGGTVVHLLSGIAGLAAAIVLGKRKGEGPALIAPNNLTYTLIGAGLLWFGWFGFNAGSGLAVNGIAARAFLVTLIAPAAAGVAWLVIEYIHTKKATALGAASGIVAGLVVITPASGFVGVQGAIIMGLIVSPVCYGAILLKGKLGYDDSLDAFGIHGVGGALGAILTGVFTLSLGAGVATKGDQILVQVISVVATGAYSFIVSVILVFLIDKTIGFRISEEKEITGLDSEIHGEKGYIL, from the coding sequence ATGAATTGGACCAAGAGACTACTCTTATTGCTCACTCTGCTTCTTCCATTTGTTTTATTTGGACAAGAAGCAACCGCTCCTGCGGCGGCGCCGACTCCGGTTGCCGATAAAGGAGATACCGCATGGATGATCGTTGCATCGGCTCTCGTGTTTTTTATGATTCCCGGACTGGCTTTGTTTTACGGCGGTCTCGTACGATCTAAAAACGTTCTTTCCACAATGATGCACAGCTTTGTGGCGATTCTGGTATTAACGCTTCAGTGGACCATTTTCGGATACAGCTTCGCTTTTTCCGGAACCAATCCTTATTTCGGAAATTTTGATCTCGCTTTCCTCAACGGAATCGACGAGAATACTTTGGAACTTACGATTCCTAAATACGTTCACTTCCTTTTTCAAGGAATGTTCGCATTGATTACTCCGGCTCTGATTTCCGGAGCGATCGCTGAAAGAGTGAAACTCGGCGGATATGTCGTGTTCATTCTTCTTTGGTCCACACTTGTTTACGATCCGGTCGCGCACTGGGTATGGGCGGCTGACGGCTGGCTCTTTAAAATGAGCGCACTCGACTTTGCAGGCGGAACCGTGGTTCACTTACTTTCCGGTATCGCTGGTCTTGCGGCGGCGATTGTTCTCGGAAAAAGAAAGGGAGAAGGTCCTGCTTTGATCGCTCCAAACAATCTTACTTATACTTTGATCGGCGCCGGTTTACTCTGGTTCGGTTGGTTCGGATTTAACGCAGGCTCCGGTCTTGCAGTAAACGGAATCGCCGCAAGAGCATTCCTCGTAACTTTGATCGCTCCAGCCGCGGCCGGTGTTGCTTGGCTTGTGATCGAGTATATCCATACTAAAAAAGCGACCGCACTCGGTGCCGCTTCTGGAATCGTAGCAGGTCTGGTTGTGATCACTCCCGCTTCCGGTTTCGTTGGAGTTCAAGGCGCGATCATCATGGGACTTATAGTGAGCCCGGTATGTTACGGTGCGATTCTTCTGAAAGGAAAACTCGGATACGACGATAGCTTAGACGCGTTTGGTATTCACGGTGTTGGTGGTGCGTTAGGCGCGATTCTTACCGGTGTTTTCACTCTTTCTCTCGGCGCAGGCGTCGCGACCAAAGGAGATCAAATCCTGGTTCAGGTAATCAGCGTTGTCGCTACCGGAGCTTATTCTTTCATCGTGTCCGTAATCCTCGTGTTCTTAATCGATAAAACGATCGGATTCCGTATCTCCGAAGAGAAAGAAATCACCGGTTTGGATTCCGAGATCCACGGTGAAAAAGGTTATATCCTTTAA
- a CDS encoding GlmU family protein, producing the protein MSKIQRILIDEREVPAGLRSLTRIRSFSEIRSGILNSIQRTKELYPDAKIFYAHSNPAFQQAFLERNPKLSAYDERDVDLVISSESCLPWNLIDGTAKNIEADLELSRDVQKWIRKLKVKSNHFHVVGKSKHLHVHPSATVYPGVVFDTTSGPIVVDKDVKITSFTFIEGPVYIGPNSHIDNARITGATSIGSTCRIGGEVGTCLIGDFTNKHHEGFLGHSILGSWVNVGALATTSDLKNNYGVVKIREEQDECITGSIKFGSVIADYCKIAIGVMLNTGTVVDFGSNVVASRIGGYVSPFTWAESGQPYILDLFLRDARKIMARRNRELTLSETELIRILYESKVKK; encoded by the coding sequence ATGTCGAAGATCCAGAGAATTCTCATCGACGAAAGAGAGGTTCCGGCAGGTTTAAGATCCCTTACGAGAATCCGATCTTTTTCCGAGATTCGAAGCGGAATTCTCAATTCGATCCAAAGAACGAAGGAACTCTATCCGGACGCAAAGATATTCTACGCACATTCGAATCCGGCGTTTCAACAGGCGTTTTTGGAAAGAAATCCGAAACTTTCCGCATACGACGAAAGGGACGTGGATCTCGTAATCTCTTCCGAATCCTGTCTTCCATGGAACCTAATCGACGGAACCGCAAAGAATATCGAAGCCGATCTTGAACTCAGCAGGGACGTTCAGAAATGGATTCGAAAACTGAAAGTGAAATCGAATCACTTTCACGTAGTCGGAAAATCGAAACATCTACACGTTCATCCATCCGCAACGGTTTATCCCGGAGTTGTGTTCGACACTACTTCCGGTCCGATCGTCGTGGATAAGGACGTGAAAATCACTTCATTCACTTTTATAGAAGGTCCGGTTTATATAGGACCGAATTCTCATATCGACAACGCAAGAATTACCGGCGCAACAAGCATCGGATCCACTTGTAGAATCGGAGGAGAGGTCGGGACTTGTTTGATCGGAGACTTTACGAACAAACATCACGAAGGATTTTTAGGACATTCCATTCTCGGGAGTTGGGTGAACGTAGGAGCGCTTGCGACCACGTCCGACTTAAAGAACAACTACGGTGTCGTAAAAATTAGGGAAGAACAAGACGAATGTATCACCGGTTCCATCAAGTTCGGCTCCGTGATCGCTGATTATTGTAAGATCGCGATCGGGGTTATGTTGAACACCGGAACCGTAGTAGACTTCGGATCGAACGTCGTTGCTTCCAGAATCGGCGGATACGTTTCTCCGTTTACTTGGGCTGAATCGGGACAACCTTATATTCTCGATCTGTTTTTAAGGGACGCTCGCAAAATTATGGCGAGAAGAAACAGAGAACTCACGTTATCCGAAACCGAACTGATCCGCATTCTATACGAATCAAAAGTAAAAAAATAA
- the rpsT gene encoding 30S ribosomal protein S20 — MANIKSSEKDIRRTKRRNAANSQNRSRLRTQAKKVLKAIKEKDQKVATALFVEYTSLLDKAAKTNLIHSKNADRKKSRMAKRLNAVSAA; from the coding sequence TTGGCTAATATCAAGTCTTCAGAAAAGGACATTCGAAGAACAAAACGCAGAAATGCGGCAAATTCTCAGAATAGATCCAGGCTCAGAACTCAGGCTAAAAAAGTTCTGAAAGCCATCAAAGAAAAAGACCAAAAAGTGGCGACTGCTCTCTTTGTAGAGTACACCTCTCTTTTGGACAAAGCGGCAAAAACAAACCTGATCCATTCTAAAAACGCTGATAGAAAAAAAAGCAGAATGGCAAAACGCCTCAACGCGGTATCCGCAGCCTAA
- the glmM gene encoding phosphoglucosamine mutase translates to MNTKSPVFNHPDLMVSVSGIRGIIPTGLSPEVIFDALRAFGTWIEGSKIVIGRDSRPSGPYIENIALGLMQAMGKDVLQLGIVPTPTVKAVVNLSKAGGGIMISASHNPIIWNAFKFVGPGGFFTGAADLEQILDTVRNQSYRPIQYKPASKIVSGKEWCEKHIESVLKRVNVNAIRKKKYKVLVDAVNGAGSTLVPELLERLGCKPILLHCSPDGTFPRPPEPTPEALKQTSRKMKSSGADIGFALDPDADRLVVLTPKKGAISEEYTLPLSFLSLTLEKAPKKANMVVNLSTSFINEFVAGKYGVPVSRSKVGEANVVSEMLRQKSIFGGEGNGGVIDPTIASFGRDSLSGIAHILNVMAATGKKIDSILEELPAIHMQKTSFKVAGKNLQDIYSKFSGEFSSFSEETLDGLRLASEDSWIHIRPSNTEPIIRVIGEARTKKDLNSLLDRAGRLMENA, encoded by the coding sequence ATGAATACAAAAAGCCCCGTATTCAATCATCCTGACCTGATGGTTTCGGTATCCGGGATTCGAGGAATTATTCCTACAGGACTTTCTCCTGAAGTCATTTTTGACGCTCTGCGTGCATTCGGCACTTGGATCGAAGGATCCAAAATCGTAATCGGTCGAGATTCTCGTCCATCCGGTCCTTATATAGAAAACATCGCACTCGGTTTGATGCAGGCGATGGGAAAAGACGTTTTACAACTCGGAATCGTTCCGACTCCGACGGTCAAGGCCGTCGTCAATCTTTCCAAAGCGGGGGGCGGGATTATGATCAGCGCCTCTCACAACCCGATCATCTGGAACGCATTCAAGTTTGTCGGTCCCGGCGGATTCTTTACCGGAGCCGCGGACTTGGAACAAATTTTGGATACGGTTCGCAATCAATCGTATAGACCTATTCAATACAAACCCGCTTCCAAGATCGTTTCCGGGAAAGAATGGTGTGAAAAACACATTGAGTCCGTTCTCAAACGAGTGAACGTAAACGCGATTCGAAAGAAAAAATACAAGGTTCTCGTGGATGCGGTCAACGGGGCCGGAAGCACGTTAGTTCCCGAGCTTCTCGAAAGACTTGGCTGTAAGCCGATTTTACTTCATTGTAGTCCCGACGGAACGTTTCCAAGACCGCCAGAACCGACTCCCGAAGCGCTCAAACAAACTTCTCGTAAGATGAAATCATCCGGCGCGGATATAGGATTCGCTTTGGATCCCGATGCGGACCGACTTGTAGTTCTTACTCCGAAGAAGGGCGCGATTTCGGAAGAATATACGCTTCCTTTAAGTTTTCTTTCTTTAACTCTCGAGAAAGCGCCTAAAAAGGCGAACATGGTCGTCAATCTTTCCACCAGCTTTATCAACGAGTTCGTGGCAGGAAAATACGGGGTTCCCGTTTCCCGTTCTAAAGTCGGAGAGGCAAATGTGGTTTCCGAAATGCTCCGACAAAAATCCATTTTCGGCGGAGAAGGAAACGGTGGCGTAATCGATCCTACGATCGCATCTTTTGGAAGAGATTCTCTTTCGGGAATCGCGCATATCCTAAACGTGATGGCCGCGACCGGAAAGAAGATCGATTCGATTCTCGAGGAACTTCCCGCGATCCACATGCAGAAAACAAGTTTCAAAGTTGCGGGAAAAAATCTTCAGGACATCTATTCGAAGTTTAGCGGAGAATTTTCTTCCTTTTCCGAGGAGACTTTGGACGGTCTTAGACTGGCTTCCGAAGATTCTTGGATTCACATTCGCCCTTCTAACACGGAACCCATCATTCGAGTCATAGGTGAGGCGAGGACCAAAAAAGACCTCAATTCTCTGCTGGACCGCGCGGGAAGGCTTATGGAGAATGCCTGA
- a CDS encoding LA_0442/LA_0875 N-terminal domain-containing protein, translating into MSARTYFLFLILLCFFPTFISGESIILKDGSVLKGKVSSQNAYNITVKTEDGKNQEISKTRILKIVYKDVSNEEALRIKKEEEAKQLEKEQKKKEQEDKKKEEEELSKKAKEEKQKQELLEKQAKDADAQKKEQERLTRLQQKGLSPWGVAWRSAVLPGWGQWTDERKLPAIIYSSLLVGSLYLTYRENQIYKNSVKDLNHMNNPYETLIPIPSFSDPVALYLYNKPFEEQRKNVNDNYHNFQMSLAFTVILYAMNVFDAYFFHPKFAKSAAAHLILDYNPMVRLDSSSNSNSSASIESYLKFGLRFPLE; encoded by the coding sequence ATGTCTGCAAGAACTTATTTCCTTTTCTTAATTCTACTCTGTTTTTTCCCGACGTTTATTTCGGGAGAATCCATCATTCTAAAAGACGGAAGCGTTCTTAAGGGGAAGGTGTCCTCTCAGAACGCGTACAACATTACCGTTAAAACCGAGGATGGAAAGAATCAGGAAATTTCAAAAACTCGAATTTTAAAAATCGTTTATAAGGATGTTTCGAACGAGGAAGCTCTTCGCATTAAAAAAGAAGAGGAAGCGAAACAATTAGAGAAGGAACAAAAAAAGAAAGAACAGGAAGATAAGAAAAAAGAGGAAGAGGAACTTTCCAAAAAAGCGAAGGAAGAAAAACAAAAACAAGAGCTTTTGGAAAAACAGGCTAAGGACGCGGACGCGCAAAAGAAAGAACAGGAACGATTGACCCGACTTCAGCAAAAGGGTTTGAGTCCTTGGGGTGTCGCTTGGAGGTCCGCGGTTCTTCCGGGTTGGGGACAATGGACCGACGAAAGAAAATTACCTGCCATTATCTATTCTTCCCTATTGGTCGGGTCGCTTTATCTTACTTATCGCGAGAATCAGATCTATAAGAATTCGGTGAAGGATTTGAATCATATGAACAATCCGTATGAAACCTTGATTCCGATTCCTTCCTTTTCCGATCCGGTAGCGCTTTACTTATACAATAAACCTTTCGAAGAACAACGAAAGAATGTGAACGACAACTACCATAACTTTCAGATGTCCCTTGCTTTTACCGTAATTTTATACGCGATGAACGTCTTTGACGCTTACTTCTTTCATCCTAAATTCGCTAAATCGGCGGCTGCCCATTTGATCTTAGATTACAACCCGATGGTTCGTTTGGATTCTTCCTCGAATTCAAATTCTTCCGCATCTATAGAAAGCTATTTAAAGTTCGGTTTGCGTTTCCCCTTAGAATAG
- the glmS gene encoding glutamine--fructose-6-phosphate transaminase (isomerizing): protein MCGIVGYAGSKNAESVLVVGLICLEYRGYDSAGIAVLDQGDILVRKAKGKIKDLEAHLREFPAPGNVGIGHTRWATHGEPNQINAHPHTDTNSTVAVVHNGIIENYLELKNELKKKGHVFQSLTDTEVLPHLLEESKKSGKSNKDAFMELFGRIHGKWAVSTVFETEPDRVYFAQDGAPLLIGKGKGEFFLASDISPLTRNCEEVYYVNSGEWGYFSQNEFKLFDFSGKEITPVFKKQELRWEDLDKGGYPHYMIKEIHEQAGIFRKIIQERILENGDIVFPEIKLNKDVLSRVNRIIIQAAGTSYYAGMIGKHYLENFAKIQTDTEASSEFRYRNPVVEGDTLIMGISQSGETADTLASIHEAKAKFIKVVSLVNNVNSTIARESDSYIRTDAGPEIGVASTKAFTAQVLNLLLFSIYMANLKWLISDEEKKTLIEEIRLLPAKIDRILAQASKIEEMSSHFTKAKDFIFLGRTYNHPIAMEGALKLKEISYIHASGYAGGEFKHGPIALITNEVPVVCIAPKSEIYTKMVSNIQEIKARKGIIISLVTEGDHEAKSLSDYSFEIPECSEILSPILNVIPLQLLAYYSAISRGCPPDQPRNLAKSVTVE, encoded by the coding sequence ATGTGTGGAATTGTCGGTTATGCCGGTAGTAAGAATGCTGAATCGGTACTTGTAGTAGGTTTAATCTGCCTCGAATACAGAGGTTATGATTCTGCGGGGATTGCGGTCCTCGATCAAGGCGATATTCTCGTCCGAAAAGCGAAAGGAAAGATCAAGGATCTAGAAGCTCATCTCCGGGAATTCCCGGCGCCGGGTAACGTAGGGATCGGCCACACACGTTGGGCGACTCACGGTGAACCGAATCAAATCAACGCTCACCCTCATACCGATACGAATTCTACCGTTGCGGTTGTGCATAACGGAATCATCGAAAATTATCTCGAACTCAAAAACGAACTCAAGAAAAAGGGTCACGTATTTCAGAGTTTAACGGACACGGAAGTTCTTCCGCATTTACTCGAAGAAAGTAAGAAGAGCGGAAAGTCCAACAAGGACGCGTTCATGGAACTGTTCGGAAGAATCCACGGAAAGTGGGCGGTTTCCACCGTATTCGAAACCGAACCCGATCGTGTTTATTTCGCGCAAGACGGCGCTCCTCTTTTGATCGGAAAAGGAAAGGGAGAATTCTTCCTCGCATCCGATATTTCTCCGTTAACCAGAAACTGCGAAGAAGTGTATTACGTAAACTCCGGAGAATGGGGTTATTTCTCTCAAAACGAATTCAAACTTTTCGATTTTTCCGGAAAGGAAATTACGCCCGTATTCAAAAAACAGGAACTTCGTTGGGAAGACTTGGACAAGGGCGGTTATCCGCATTACATGATCAAGGAAATCCACGAACAAGCGGGGATTTTCCGTAAAATCATCCAAGAAAGAATATTAGAAAACGGTGATATCGTTTTCCCCGAGATCAAACTCAACAAGGACGTTCTTTCCAGAGTCAATCGTATCATCATCCAAGCCGCGGGAACCAGTTACTACGCGGGAATGATCGGTAAACATTATCTTGAGAATTTCGCGAAGATTCAAACGGATACGGAGGCTTCTTCCGAATTCCGTTATAGAAATCCGGTCGTAGAAGGCGACACTCTCATCATGGGGATTTCCCAATCGGGTGAAACGGCTGACACGTTAGCTTCCATTCACGAAGCGAAAGCGAAGTTCATCAAAGTTGTTTCTCTTGTGAACAACGTAAACTCCACGATCGCGAGAGAATCCGATTCTTATATCAGAACGGATGCCGGTCCCGAGATCGGAGTTGCTAGTACGAAAGCGTTTACAGCTCAGGTTTTGAATCTTCTTTTATTCTCCATTTATATGGCGAATCTCAAATGGCTCATCAGCGACGAAGAGAAAAAAACTCTCATCGAAGAGATCCGTCTTCTTCCCGCGAAGATCGATCGAATTCTCGCGCAGGCAAGTAAGATCGAAGAGATGTCTTCTCACTTTACCAAAGCGAAGGACTTCATCTTCTTAGGAAGAACTTACAATCATCCGATCGCGATGGAAGGCGCATTGAAGCTGAAGGAAATTTCCTACATCCACGCTTCCGGTTATGCCGGCGGAGAATTCAAACACGGACCGATCGCTCTGATCACGAACGAAGTTCCGGTCGTTTGTATCGCTCCTAAATCCGAAATTTATACGAAGATGGTTTCCAACATTCAGGAAATCAAAGCGAGAAAAGGAATTATCATTTCACTAGTGACGGAAGGAGATCACGAAGCGAAGTCGCTTTCCGATTATTCTTTCGAAATCCCGGAATGTTCCGAGATTTTAAGCCCGATCTTGAACGTGATTCCTTTGCAACTTCTCGCATATTACTCCGCGATTTCAAGAGGTTGTCCTCCGGATCAACCGAGAAACCTCGCCAAGTCCGTTACCGTAGAGTAG
- a CDS encoding glycosyltransferase family 2 protein — protein sequence MKVSIVIPCYNEKNTIRNILETVKKVPIKNKEIILVDDCSKDGTRDLLKTPALKKLTDQIIFHEVNQGKGAALRTGFKAATGDIVIVQDADLEYDPFEIPSVIDPIYKGQADVVFGSRFLGGGPHRVVYYWHRLGNMVLTTLSNMFTNINLTDMETCYKAFRREIIQSIDIKENRFGFEPEITAKVAKIPDVRIFEVGISYYGRTYAEGKKIGWKDGFRAIYCILRYNLFK from the coding sequence ATGAAAGTTTCCATCGTCATTCCTTGTTATAACGAAAAAAATACGATCCGCAATATTCTCGAGACGGTGAAGAAAGTTCCGATCAAAAATAAAGAGATCATTCTTGTGGATGATTGTTCCAAAGACGGAACCAGAGATCTTTTGAAAACTCCCGCTCTGAAAAAACTCACGGATCAAATCATCTTTCACGAAGTCAACCAAGGAAAGGGGGCGGCTCTTCGAACCGGTTTTAAGGCCGCAACCGGAGATATCGTAATCGTTCAAGACGCGGATCTTGAATACGATCCGTTCGAGATTCCGAGCGTGATCGATCCGATTTACAAGGGTCAGGCGGACGTGGTTTTCGGAAGCAGATTCTTAGGCGGCGGTCCGCACAGAGTTGTCTATTACTGGCATCGTCTCGGCAATATGGTTCTTACCACTCTCTCGAACATGTTCACCAATATCAACTTAACGGATATGGAAACTTGTTATAAGGCTTTCCGCAGAGAAATCATTCAATCCATTGATATCAAAGAAAATCGTTTCGGTTTCGAACCCGAGATCACTGCGAAGGTCGCAAAAATTCCGGACGTGAGAATTTTCGAAGTCGGCATTTCCTACTACGGAAGAACGTATGCGGAAGGAAAAAAGATCGGCTGGAAAGACGGTTTTCGCGCGATTTACTGCATTCTAAGATACAATCTTTTTAAGTGA
- a CDS encoding P-II family nitrogen regulator produces the protein MKLIVAIIQPHKLEEVKAELTKNEIYRLTVSDVQGYGQQKGKTEVFRGHEYQVNLLRKVRLEIAVNDEFVKPTVDAILKAAKTGDGKIGDGKIFITPLEDVIRIRTGERGSSAI, from the coding sequence ATGAAATTAATCGTTGCTATCATCCAACCGCATAAATTGGAAGAGGTTAAGGCAGAATTGACTAAGAACGAAATTTACAGACTAACTGTGAGCGACGTTCAAGGTTACGGTCAACAAAAAGGAAAGACTGAGGTTTTCCGCGGACACGAATATCAAGTGAATCTTCTGAGAAAGGTTCGTCTTGAAATCGCGGTTAACGACGAGTTCGTTAAACCTACCGTTGATGCGATTCTCAAAGCCGCAAAAACCGGAGACGGAAAAATCGGAGACGGAAAAATTTTCATCACGCCTCTCGAAGACGTGATCCGTATCAGAACGGGCGAAAGAGGAAGTTCGGCGATTTGA